A genomic segment from Klebsiella africana encodes:
- the cof gene encoding HMP-PP phosphatase codes for MAKLAAFDMDGTLLMPDHRLGEKTLSALKRLRERDITLTFATGRHVLEMHHVIGEFSLDAFLITGNGTRIHSLEGDELYRQDLAPEAAETVLHSKWDTQASMHVFNDGGWFTGQARPELLQAHVFSGFHYQLCDLKRLSAQHVTKICFCGDHDDLRRLRIQLNETLGDRAFLCFSAMDCLEVLPVGCNKGAALAVLSQHLGFTLQECMAFGDAMNDREMLGSVGRGFIMGNAMPQLKAELPHLPVIGDCRNQAVSHFLTHWLDNPDLPYSPE; via the coding sequence ATGGCAAAACTGGCGGCATTTGATATGGACGGCACCCTGCTGATGCCGGACCATCGTCTTGGAGAAAAGACGCTTTCCGCGCTGAAACGGCTGCGTGAGCGCGATATCACCTTGACCTTCGCCACCGGCCGCCATGTGCTGGAGATGCACCATGTGATTGGCGAATTTTCCCTTGATGCATTTTTGATCACCGGCAATGGGACGCGCATCCATTCGCTGGAAGGGGACGAGCTTTATCGCCAGGATCTCGCTCCCGAGGCGGCGGAAACGGTGCTACACAGCAAATGGGATACCCAGGCCAGCATGCACGTCTTTAACGATGGCGGCTGGTTCACCGGCCAGGCAAGGCCTGAATTATTGCAAGCGCATGTCTTCAGCGGCTTTCACTATCAACTGTGCGATCTGAAGCGCCTGTCGGCGCAGCATGTCACCAAGATCTGTTTCTGCGGCGATCATGACGATTTGCGCCGTCTGCGGATCCAGCTGAATGAGACGCTCGGCGATCGCGCATTTCTCTGCTTCTCGGCGATGGACTGTCTGGAGGTGCTGCCGGTTGGCTGCAATAAAGGCGCGGCGCTGGCGGTACTCAGCCAGCATTTAGGCTTCACCCTGCAGGAGTGCATGGCTTTCGGCGATGCGATGAACGACCGCGAGATGCTGGGCAGCGTTGGGCGGGGGTTCATCATGGGCAACGCGATGCCGCAGCTGAAAGCTGAGCTGCCGCATCTGCCGGTAATTGGCGACTGCCGGAATCAGGCAGTCTCCCACTTTTTAACACATTGGCTGGATAATCCTGATCTTCCTTATTCCCCCGAATAG
- a CDS encoding SgrR family transcriptional regulator: MRLLHRLNQYQRLWQPSAGAPQQVTVGELAERCFCSERHVRTLLRQAQEAGWLSWQASSGRGKRGQLSFHKTPDSLRNEMMEQALSKGQQQNALELAQLAPVELKALLHPFLGGQWQNNTPTLRIPYYRPLEPLRPGFLPGRAEQHLAGQIYAGLTRFDEGDNMPIGDLAHHWQVSPDGLRWHFYIRSTLYWHNGDAVETAQLRQRLQLLLELPALRTLFASISHIDVTHAQCLTITLHHPDYWLPFRLASYCSVLAHPDDPAIGCGPFRLKRFSPELVRLENHPRYHLQHPLIQAVEYWITPQLFDRDLGTSCRHPVQITIGDREDLHNLRQVSNSISLGFCYLTLRHSPRLSKAQAQRLVSIIHHSSLLDTLPLDEDLITPSHEVLPGWSIPQGPANNAVPLPARLTLLYHLPVELHAMAEQLRQRLALLGCELTLLFHDAKNWEGCQHLGQVDLMMGDRLIGEAPEYALEQWLRCDMLWPNLLTGAQYAHLQATLDAVQSQPDARSRNDALRNVFNNLMEDAIMTPLFKYNYRISAPPGVNGLRLNARGWFDFASAWLPASST, encoded by the coding sequence ATGCGACTCTTACACCGTTTAAATCAGTACCAGCGATTGTGGCAACCCTCAGCCGGGGCGCCACAGCAGGTCACCGTCGGCGAACTGGCGGAGCGCTGTTTTTGCAGCGAGCGCCACGTCCGCACTCTGCTGCGTCAGGCGCAGGAGGCCGGGTGGCTAAGCTGGCAGGCCAGCTCCGGGCGCGGCAAACGCGGACAGCTCTCATTTCACAAAACCCCGGACAGTCTGCGCAACGAGATGATGGAGCAGGCGCTGAGCAAAGGCCAGCAACAGAATGCGCTGGAGCTAGCGCAACTGGCCCCGGTGGAGCTGAAAGCCCTGCTCCATCCTTTCCTCGGCGGTCAGTGGCAAAACAATACCCCGACGCTGCGTATTCCTTACTATCGCCCGCTGGAGCCGCTGCGCCCCGGCTTTCTGCCCGGACGCGCCGAGCAGCATCTGGCCGGGCAGATCTATGCCGGGCTGACGCGCTTCGACGAAGGCGACAATATGCCGATCGGCGATCTGGCGCACCACTGGCAGGTCTCCCCGGACGGTCTGCGCTGGCATTTTTATATTCGCTCCACGCTGTACTGGCACAATGGCGATGCGGTGGAAACCGCGCAGTTGCGACAGCGGTTACAGCTGCTGCTTGAGCTGCCCGCCTTACGGACCCTCTTCGCCAGCATCAGCCATATCGATGTCACTCACGCCCAGTGTCTAACCATCACGCTGCATCATCCTGATTACTGGCTGCCGTTCCGCCTGGCCAGCTACTGCAGCGTGCTGGCGCATCCTGACGATCCGGCCATCGGCTGCGGGCCGTTCCGCCTGAAGCGGTTTAGCCCGGAACTCGTCCGGCTGGAAAACCATCCCCGCTACCACCTCCAGCATCCGCTGATCCAGGCGGTAGAGTACTGGATCACCCCTCAGCTTTTCGACCGCGATCTCGGCACCAGTTGCCGCCATCCGGTGCAGATCACCATCGGCGATCGCGAAGATCTGCATAATCTGCGCCAGGTCAGCAACAGCATCAGCCTTGGCTTCTGCTATTTGACCCTGCGCCACAGCCCTCGGCTTAGCAAAGCGCAGGCCCAGCGGCTGGTGTCGATAATCCATCACTCGTCGCTACTGGATACGCTGCCACTGGACGAGGACCTGATTACGCCAAGCCATGAAGTGCTGCCGGGATGGTCTATCCCGCAGGGACCGGCAAACAACGCGGTACCGCTGCCGGCCAGGCTCACCCTGCTCTATCATCTGCCGGTCGAGCTACATGCGATGGCCGAACAGCTGAGGCAACGTCTGGCTCTGCTGGGCTGCGAGTTGACGCTCCTGTTTCACGACGCTAAAAACTGGGAAGGCTGCCAGCACCTGGGGCAGGTCGACCTGATGATGGGTGACCGTCTGATCGGCGAAGCGCCGGAGTACGCCCTGGAACAGTGGCTGCGCTGCGATATGCTGTGGCCTAATTTGCTGACCGGGGCGCAATATGCTCATCTGCAGGCGACATTAGACGCGGTGCAGTCTCAGCCCGACGCCCGCAGCCGCAACGATGCGTTGCGCAACGTATTTAACAACCTGATGGAAGACGCCATCATGACGCCGCTGTTCAAGTATAACTATCGGATCAGCGCGCCACCGGGGGTCAATGGCCTGCGCCTCAACGCCCGGGGCTGGTTCGACTTCGCCAGCGCCTGGCTGCCGGCCTCGTCGACGTGA